A genomic segment from Glycine max cultivar Williams 82 chromosome 1, Glycine_max_v4.0, whole genome shotgun sequence encodes:
- the ALMT2 gene encoding aluminum-activated malate transporter 12, translating to MVPKVYAGQEMAMVENENCIMNGKWKKRVHVFGERVMRFPNKAWQTTWKVGREDPRRLIHAFKVGLSLTLASLLYLLEPLFKGIGQSAIWAVMTVVVVLEFTAGATLCKGLNRGLGTLLAGLLAFLVGYIANASDRVSQAIIIGAAVFFIGALATYMRFIPYIKKNYDYGLVIFLLTFNLITVSSYRLENVLKIAHDRVYTIAIGCAVCLLMSLLVFPNWSGEDLHNSTVYKLEGLAKSIEACVNEYFYGEIEGSGYMKLSEDPIYKGYKAVLDSKSIDETLALHASWEPRHSRYCHRFPWQQYVKVGAVLRQFGYTVVALHGCLRTEIQTPRSVRAMFKDPCIRLAAEVSKVLIELSNSIRNRRHCSPEILSDHLHEALQDLNTAIKSQPRLFLGPKHRHNQATNMLKIAAAQVGQERHGKTSLSSVKTDSSALLEWKTKRVSAEQTKESERKSLRPQLSKIAITSLEFSEALPFAAFASLLVETVAKLDLVIEEVEELGRLACFKEFIPGDEFVVTCQEPRVDVSQNHLPSHGVD from the exons ATGGTTCCCAAAGTTTATGCTGGTCAAGAAATGGCAATGGTTGAGAATGAGAATTGCATAATGAATGGGAAGTGGAAGAAACGTGTGCATGTTTTTGGTGAGAGGGTGATGAGATTTCCTAACAAGGCTTGGCAGACAACGTGGAAGGTGGGACGTGAAGACCCAAGAAGGTTGATCCATGCATTTAAAGTGGGTTTGTCTCTAACTCTTGCTTCTTTGTTGTATTTGTTGGAGCCACTTTTCAAGGGGATTGGACAGAGTGCTATTTGGGCTGTCATGACCGTGGTTGTTGTGTTGGAATTCACTGCAG GGGCAACTTTATGCAAAGGGCTCAACAGAGGATTGGGGACACTGTTAGCAGGATTATTGGCATTTCTTGTTGGGTATATTGCAAATGCATCTGACCGAGTCTCTCAAGCTATTATCATCGGAGCTgcagttttttttatag GAGCTCTAGCTACTTATATGAGGTTTATTCCCTATATAAAGAAGAATTATGACTATGGTCTAGTTATATTTCTCTTGACTTTCAACCTGATTACTGTGTCGAGCTACCGGCTTGAAAATGTCTTAAAAATTGCACATGATCGCGTATACACCATTGCCATAGGCTGTGCTGTTTGCCTTCTGATGAGTCTACTGGTATTTCCAAACTGGTCAGGAGAAGATCTGCATAATTCCACGGTTTACAAGCTCGAAGGCCTTGCCAAATCTATAGAAG CTTGTGTGAATGAGTACTTTTACGGAGAAATTGAAGGCTCTGGATATATGAAATTATCAGAGGATCCAATATACAAAGGTTATAAGGCTGTTTTGGATTCAAAATCCATTGATGAAACACTG GCATTGCATGCAAGTTGGGAGCCAAGGCATTCGAGGTACTGTCATAGGTTTCCATGGCAGCAGTATGTAAAAGTCGGAGCTGTTCTTCGTCAATTTGGTTATACTGTGGTAGCTTTACATGGCTGTTTGAGAACAGAAATTCAG ACACCTAGATCAGTTAGAGCCATGTTCAAGGACCCCTGCATTCGGCTGGCAGCAGAGGTATCCAAAGTACTGATAGAACTTTCGAACAGCATAAGGAATCGCCGTCATTGCTCTCCAGAAATACTCTCTGATCATCTGCACGAAGCCTTACAGGACCTCAACACTGCCATAAAATCTCAACCTCGCCTCTTCTTAGGCCCCAAGCACAGGCACAACCAAGCCACCAACATGCTCAAAATAGCTGCTGCACAAGTTGGACAAGAAAGACATGGAAAGACCTCCCTATCAAGTGTTAAAACTGATTCTTCAGCATTGCTGGAATGGAAGACCAAAAGGGTTTCTGCCGAACAGACAAAGGAATCAGAACGCAAGTCTTTAAGGCCACAACTGAGTAAAATTGCAATCACTAGCCTTGAGTTCTCTGAAGCTCTTCCTTTCGCCGCCTTTGCGTCTTTGCTCGTGGAAACAGTGGCTAAACTGGACCTTGTCATAGAGGAAGTTGAGGAACTGGGGAGACTAGCATGCTTTAAAGAGTTCATACCCGGGGATGAGTTTGTTGTCACTTGTCAGGAGCCTCGAGTCGACGTGTCACAGAACCATTTACCTTCTCATGGAGTGGACTAA